The Kribbella jejuensis genome segment GCGTCCAGTTGGGTCCGCGCCATCGTGAAGACGTCGGCGGCCGTGACCGGTCGCCCGAGCCGGGCGGACCCGGTGGTCTCGAGCGCCTGGCCGCTGACGACGTGTTCCAGGATCGTGCGCTCGTCCGGACCGACGTACACGTCGGCGGGCGAGCGCAGGTTGTAGCCGATCTCGCCGGAGGCGCCGTGCGCCCCGGTGATCACGGTGCCACCGGCAACGATCGCGATCGCGAGACCGGTGCCGAGATTGAGGTAGAGCCCGGGGTCGGAGCCGGCCAGCGCACCCCAGCGCAGTTCGGCCTCGGCCGCCGCCTTGACGTCGGTTGCCAGCCGCACCGGTACGCCGGGGAACCCGTCGCGGATCAGCCGCCCGAAGGGCAGCTCACCCCAGCCGGGAAAGGTCGGCGCCAGCTCGACGCGGTCGTCGTACGGGATGCCCAGCGTGGCCGCCCCGACGCCGGCGAGCTGCTGGTCCGGCGCGACCTCGGCGAGCAGCCCGTGCGCCGCGGCGATACCGCGTGCCATGGCTTCGGCGGCACCACCGGACTCGACGCGGCTGTCGATGGTCGTCGCGCCGAGGCGGCGACCGGACAGGTCCCCGACGGCGACGGCGATCTTCGTACCGCCGAAGTCCAGCCCCAGGACGACCGGTGTCGAAACCACGGGGTGGCACCTCCTCGCGCCTACCAATAGAATCGATAGG includes the following:
- a CDS encoding ROK family protein, which gives rise to MVSTPVVLGLDFGGTKIAVAVGDLSGRRLGATTIDSRVESGGAAEAMARGIAAAHGLLAEVAPDQQLAGVGAATLGIPYDDRVELAPTFPGWGELPFGRLIRDGFPGVPVRLATDVKAAAEAELRWGALAGSDPGLYLNLGTGLAIAIVAGGTVITGAHGASGEIGYNLRSPADVYVGPDERTILEHVVSGQALETTGSARLGRPVTAADVFTMARTQLDAAVLTDEFVRELAAHLANLAIAIDPDRIVVGGGLVRSWDQLEPGLRRALDAAVPFPPELSVARFPSDAPLIGALALGVEAAGAVLGAEAFA